In Vibrio celticus, one genomic interval encodes:
- the zipA gene encoding cell division protein ZipA, translated as MQELRFVLIIVGALAIAALLFHGLWTSKKEGKAKFGDKPLGKLDNDSLDEAETIPNRSFAPEDDFEIIRKERKEPDFAVSPSETDPLIDSDPLTAPQAKEAYEDDIELNDLPSFSVEDPIKVESEPEVIEEEKVVEPEVPSFELTDEQKENHAGFKEQYGSFEESSETVDEPLVPNETLTQREPVVAKEVVTPQSAPVEETQPDEELGLEVIVLNVHCAGEIPFVGTELFRSMENNGLTYGEMSIYHCFAQSTDAPKVIFSVANMMQPGTLEHDDPADFTTKGISFFMTLPCYGQADQNFNVMLSAAQKIADDMGGNVLDESRNLMTPNRLSDYRKQIRDFMTASHA; from the coding sequence ATGCAGGAATTGCGATTTGTACTCATTATTGTTGGCGCATTAGCTATCGCCGCATTATTGTTCCATGGTCTATGGACGAGTAAAAAAGAAGGGAAAGCAAAGTTTGGAGATAAGCCGCTCGGTAAGCTTGATAATGACAGCTTAGATGAAGCAGAAACTATTCCAAACCGTTCATTCGCCCCAGAAGATGATTTTGAGATAATCCGAAAAGAACGTAAAGAGCCGGATTTTGCTGTTTCACCCTCTGAGACTGATCCGCTGATCGACTCAGATCCGCTAACAGCGCCACAAGCGAAAGAAGCTTACGAAGATGACATCGAATTGAATGATCTTCCTTCTTTCAGCGTAGAAGACCCAATTAAGGTTGAAAGTGAACCTGAAGTGATTGAGGAAGAGAAGGTCGTTGAGCCTGAAGTTCCAAGCTTTGAGTTGACTGACGAGCAAAAAGAAAACCACGCCGGCTTTAAAGAGCAGTACGGTTCGTTTGAAGAATCTTCTGAGACAGTTGATGAGCCACTCGTTCCAAACGAAACGCTTACTCAACGAGAGCCAGTTGTTGCGAAAGAAGTCGTGACTCCGCAAAGTGCGCCCGTTGAAGAAACTCAGCCAGATGAAGAACTTGGCTTAGAAGTGATTGTTCTTAATGTTCATTGTGCTGGAGAGATCCCATTCGTGGGCACTGAACTTTTCCGCAGCATGGAGAACAACGGTCTAACTTATGGTGAGATGTCTATCTACCACTGCTTTGCACAATCTACAGACGCACCAAAAGTTATTTTCAGTGTTGCGAACATGATGCAACCAGGAACTCTAGAACACGACGATCCTGCTGACTTTACCACAAAAGGTATTTCGTTCTTTATGACGTTGCCTTGTTACGGTCAAGCTGATCAAAACTTCAATGTGATGCTGAGTGCGGCGCAGAAAATTGCCGACGATATGGGCGGAAACGTGTTGGATGAGTCACGCAACTTAATGACACCAAACCGTTTATCTGACTACCGCAAGCAAATCAGAGACTTTATGACGGCATCGCATGCCTAG
- the cysK gene encoding cysteine synthase A, with amino-acid sequence MSKIYEDNTLTIGNTPLVRLNKVSKGNVLAKIEARNPSFSVKCRIGSNMIWEAEKAGTLKPGIELVEPTSGNTGVALAFVAAARGYKLTLTMPESMSLERRKLLKALGANLVLTEAPKGMNGAIAKAEEIVASDPDKYLLLQQFNNPANPQIHEQTTGPEIWEATDGEIDVFVAGVGTGGTITGTSRYIKGEKGKAITSVAVEPAESPVIAQALAGEEIKPAPHKIQGIGAGFIPGNLDLEIIDRVESVTSEEAIEMAQRLMKEEGILAGISSGAAVVAANRIAELPEFAGKTIVTVLPSSGERYLSTALFAGIFTEKENQQ; translated from the coding sequence ATGAGCAAGATCTACGAAGACAACACCCTAACGATTGGTAACACACCTCTAGTCCGCCTTAACAAAGTAAGCAAAGGTAACGTCCTAGCTAAGATCGAAGCTCGTAACCCAAGCTTCAGTGTTAAGTGTCGTATCGGTTCAAACATGATCTGGGAAGCAGAAAAAGCGGGGACGCTTAAGCCAGGTATCGAACTTGTTGAGCCTACCAGTGGTAACACAGGTGTTGCACTTGCATTCGTAGCAGCAGCACGCGGTTACAAACTAACGCTAACTATGCCTGAATCAATGAGCCTAGAACGTCGTAAGCTGCTTAAAGCGCTTGGCGCAAACCTAGTGCTGACTGAAGCACCAAAAGGCATGAACGGCGCGATTGCTAAAGCAGAAGAAATTGTCGCTTCAGACCCAGACAAGTACCTACTACTGCAACAGTTCAACAACCCAGCTAACCCACAGATTCACGAGCAGACGACTGGTCCTGAAATTTGGGAAGCAACAGACGGCGAAATCGACGTGTTTGTAGCGGGTGTTGGTACGGGCGGTACTATCACTGGTACAAGTCGTTACATTAAAGGTGAAAAAGGCAAAGCGATCACTTCAGTAGCGGTTGAGCCAGCTGAGTCTCCAGTTATTGCACAAGCGCTTGCAGGTGAAGAAATCAAGCCAGCTCCGCACAAAATTCAAGGTATCGGTGCAGGTTTCATCCCTGGAAACCTAGATTTAGAGATTATTGACCGTGTTGAATCGGTAACTTCTGAAGAAGCGATTGAGATGGCTCAACGCCTAATGAAAGAAGAAGGTATTCTTGCAGGCATCTCATCTGGCGCGGCAGTTGTAGCAGCAAACAGAATCGCCGAACTACCTGAATTTGCAGGAAAAACTATCGTTACTGTACTACCAAGCTCTGGTGAGCGTTACCTAAGCACAGCCCTATTCGCTGGCATCTTTACGGAAAAAGAGAACCAACAATAA
- the ligA gene encoding NAD-dependent DNA ligase LigA — protein MKESIQVTLEQLRETLHYHAVRYYVEDSPEIPDVEYDRLMQQLLKIEEENPELVTVDSPSQRVGGQPLDGFTQVTHEIPMLSLDNAFSDEDLDAFNKRMSDRAPTANLKTFCCEPKLDGLAVSLLYVNGTLVQAATRGDGATGENITENVRTISSIPLKLQGEGWPERIEVRGEVFMPKAGFDKLNEMALKKGEKVFVNPRNAAAGSLRQLDSRITAKRPLAFYAYSVGVVEGAELSNSHYQRFLQLKGWGLPMCPETKQLSSLEDVKAYYQDIMTRRDALAYEIDGVVIKVDDIAAQEVLGFVARAPRWAIAYKFPAQEEITLLNDVEFQVGRTGAITPVAKLEPIFVGGVTVSNATLHNADEIARLGVKVGDSVIIRRAGDVIPQIVAVVQDRRPETAKDIVFPDACPVCSSAVERVEGEAVARCTGGLVCQAQRKEALKHFVSRKALDVDGLGVKVIEQLVDREMVETPADLFKLSAGVITVLDRMGPKSAQNVVSALNKAKDTTLARFLYSLGIREVGEATAMNLAQHFKTLELVQAATHEQLVEVSDIGDIVASHITSFFSQEKNRAVVDQLIELGVNWPVIEEAPDDQELPLEGKVVVLTGSLSQLGRSEAKAALQALGAKVTGSVSKKTDILFAGEAAGSKLTKAQDLGIEIRTEEDLIALIS, from the coding sequence ATGAAAGAATCGATTCAAGTTACCTTAGAGCAGTTAAGAGAAACTCTGCATTATCACGCCGTTCGTTATTACGTAGAAGATAGCCCTGAGATCCCTGACGTCGAATACGATCGATTAATGCAGCAATTGCTAAAGATCGAAGAAGAGAATCCTGAGCTTGTTACGGTGGATTCACCAAGCCAACGTGTTGGCGGTCAGCCTTTAGATGGCTTCACGCAAGTGACTCACGAAATCCCAATGCTTTCTCTAGACAATGCATTCTCTGACGAAGACTTGGATGCGTTCAATAAGCGTATGTCCGATAGAGCACCAACCGCGAACCTTAAAACTTTCTGTTGCGAGCCTAAACTCGATGGCCTCGCTGTGAGCTTGCTTTACGTGAACGGGACATTAGTTCAAGCGGCGACTCGTGGTGATGGCGCAACGGGTGAAAACATCACGGAAAACGTACGTACGATTAGCTCAATTCCACTTAAGCTACAAGGCGAAGGTTGGCCAGAACGTATTGAAGTGCGTGGCGAAGTGTTTATGCCAAAAGCCGGCTTCGATAAACTGAACGAAATGGCGCTGAAGAAAGGCGAGAAAGTCTTTGTTAACCCACGCAATGCCGCTGCAGGTAGCCTGCGTCAGCTTGATTCTCGTATTACAGCGAAGCGTCCACTGGCTTTCTACGCATACAGTGTCGGTGTTGTAGAGGGCGCTGAGCTTTCTAATAGCCACTATCAACGCTTCTTACAGCTGAAAGGCTGGGGTTTACCTATGTGTCCTGAGACTAAGCAGCTTAGCTCACTTGAGGACGTAAAGGCTTATTATCAAGATATCATGACCCGCCGCGATGCTCTGGCTTATGAGATCGATGGCGTGGTGATCAAAGTCGATGATATCGCGGCTCAAGAAGTACTTGGCTTTGTTGCTAGGGCTCCTCGTTGGGCGATTGCTTACAAATTCCCAGCGCAAGAAGAAATCACTCTGCTTAACGATGTTGAGTTCCAGGTGGGCCGTACTGGCGCTATTACGCCGGTTGCTAAACTAGAACCTATCTTCGTAGGCGGCGTGACGGTTAGTAATGCCACTTTACACAATGCCGATGAGATTGCTCGTTTAGGCGTGAAGGTAGGCGACAGCGTTATTATTCGCCGAGCTGGTGATGTAATTCCACAGATCGTTGCGGTTGTACAAGATCGTCGTCCTGAGACTGCGAAAGACATTGTTTTCCCTGATGCTTGCCCTGTATGTAGCTCTGCGGTTGAGCGTGTAGAAGGCGAAGCGGTAGCGCGTTGTACCGGCGGTTTAGTGTGTCAGGCGCAGCGTAAAGAAGCGCTTAAGCACTTTGTGTCGAGAAAGGCATTGGATGTTGATGGCCTTGGCGTAAAGGTGATAGAGCAACTTGTAGACCGTGAAATGGTAGAAACGCCCGCTGATCTCTTTAAGTTAAGTGCTGGCGTGATTACTGTTCTTGACCGAATGGGGCCTAAATCGGCACAGAACGTCGTGAGCGCGCTGAATAAAGCCAAAGACACGACATTAGCGCGTTTCCTCTATTCACTCGGTATTCGTGAAGTCGGTGAAGCGACAGCGATGAACCTAGCGCAACACTTTAAGACGTTGGAACTGGTTCAAGCCGCAACTCATGAACAGCTAGTGGAAGTGTCAGATATTGGTGACATCGTTGCTAGCCACATCACCAGTTTCTTCTCACAAGAGAAAAACAGAGCGGTTGTTGATCAGTTAATCGAGCTTGGTGTGAACTGGCCTGTGATCGAAGAAGCTCCTGATGACCAAGAACTGCCTTTGGAAGGTAAAGTCGTTGTGTTAACAGGTTCATTGTCGCAATTAGGTCGAAGTGAAGCTAAAGCTGCGTTACAAGCATTAGGTGCGAAAGTGACGGGTAGCGTATCGAAGAAAACGGACATCTTGTTTGCCGGAGAAGCTGCGGGTTCTAAATTAACCAAAGCACAAGATTTAGGTATCGAAATAAGAACCGAAGAAGATCTAATAGCCCTTATTTCGTAA
- the crr gene encoding PTS glucose transporter subunit IIA yields MGLFDKLKKLVSDDSADAGAIEIIAPLSGEIVNIEDVPDVVFAEKIVGDGIAIKPAGDKMVAPVNGTIGKIFETNHAFSIESDDGVELFVHFGIDTVELKGEGFTRVAEEGQSVKAGDTIITFDLALLEEKAKSTLTPVVISNMDEIKELNKLSGSVTVGETPVLKVTK; encoded by the coding sequence ATGGGTCTGTTTGACAAACTGAAAAAGCTTGTATCTGATGACAGCGCTGATGCTGGTGCAATCGAAATCATCGCACCTCTTTCTGGTGAAATCGTAAACATCGAAGACGTGCCAGATGTAGTTTTCGCTGAAAAAATCGTTGGTGACGGCATCGCTATCAAACCAGCTGGCGACAAAATGGTAGCTCCAGTTAACGGTACTATCGGTAAGATCTTCGAAACTAACCACGCATTCTCTATCGAGTCTGACGACGGTGTTGAGCTTTTCGTTCACTTCGGTATCGATACTGTTGAACTTAAAGGCGAAGGCTTCACTCGTGTAGCTGAAGAAGGTCAATCTGTTAAAGCTGGTGACACTATCATCACTTTCGACCTAGCTCTTCTAGAAGAGAAAGCGAAATCTACGCTTACTCCAGTTGTTATCTCTAACATGGACGAAATCAAGGAGCTGAACAAGCTTTCTGGTTCTGTAACTGTTGGCGAAACTCCAGTTCTTAAAGTAACGAAGTAA
- the ptsI gene encoding phosphoenolpyruvate-protein phosphotransferase PtsI: MISGILASPGIAFGKALLLQEDEIVLNTQSISDDQVEAEVQRFFDARNKSSQQLEVVKQKALETFGEEKEAIFEGHIMLLEDEELEEEILALIKKDKMHADNAIHTVIEEQAVALESLDDEYLKERATDIRDIGTRFVKNALGINIVSLADINEEVILVAYDLTPSETAQINLDYVLGFACDIGGRTSHTSIMARSLELPAIVGTNDITKQVKNGDMLVLDAMNNKIIINPSEAELAEAKKIKADFEAEAAELAKLKDLHAETLDGHRVEVCGNIGTVKDCDGILRNGGEGVGLYRTEFLFMDRDALPTEEEQYVAYKEVAEAMEGESVIIRTMDIGGDKDLPYMDLPQEMNPFLGWRAVRISLDRREILRDQLRGILRASAHGKLRIMFPMIISVEEIRELKKAIEEYKVELRAEGLAFDEEIEVGVMVETPAAAAIAHHLAKEVSFFSIGTNDLTQYTLAVDRGNEMISHLYNPLSPAVLTVIKQVIDASHAEGKWTGMCGELAGDERATLLLLGMGLDEFSMSGISIPKVKKVIRNSNFAEVKAMADEALSLPTAAEIEACVEKFIAEKTQ; encoded by the coding sequence ATGATTTCAGGCATCCTAGCATCTCCTGGTATTGCTTTCGGTAAAGCACTACTACTTCAAGAAGATGAAATTGTCCTAAATACTCAATCTATCTCTGACGACCAAGTTGAAGCAGAAGTACAGCGTTTCTTTGACGCTCGTAACAAATCTTCTCAACAACTTGAAGTTGTTAAGCAAAAAGCACTTGAAACTTTTGGCGAAGAAAAAGAAGCAATCTTTGAAGGCCACATCATGCTGCTTGAAGATGAAGAGCTAGAAGAAGAGATTTTAGCACTCATCAAGAAAGACAAGATGCACGCAGACAACGCGATCCACACTGTGATCGAAGAGCAAGCTGTTGCACTAGAGTCTCTTGATGATGAGTACCTAAAAGAACGTGCAACTGATATCCGTGATATCGGTACTCGTTTCGTTAAAAATGCACTAGGCATCAACATTGTTTCTCTAGCAGACATCAATGAAGAAGTTATCCTAGTTGCTTACGACCTAACGCCATCTGAAACTGCACAAATCAACCTAGACTACGTTCTTGGTTTTGCTTGTGACATCGGCGGTCGTACATCTCATACTTCAATCATGGCACGTTCTCTTGAGCTTCCTGCTATCGTTGGTACTAACGATATCACTAAGCAAGTTAAGAACGGCGACATGCTTGTGCTAGACGCGATGAACAACAAGATCATCATCAACCCTTCTGAAGCTGAATTAGCAGAAGCTAAGAAAATCAAAGCAGATTTCGAAGCAGAAGCGGCTGAACTAGCAAAACTAAAAGATTTACATGCTGAAACTCTTGACGGTCACCGTGTAGAAGTTTGCGGTAACATCGGTACAGTAAAAGACTGTGACGGTATCCTGCGTAACGGTGGTGAAGGCGTTGGTCTGTACCGTACTGAATTCCTATTTATGGACCGTGACGCGCTTCCTACTGAAGAAGAGCAATACGTTGCTTACAAAGAAGTAGCAGAAGCAATGGAAGGCGAGTCAGTGATTATCCGTACTATGGATATCGGTGGCGACAAAGACCTACCATACATGGACCTTCCACAAGAGATGAACCCTTTCCTAGGCTGGCGTGCAGTACGTATCAGCTTGGATCGTCGTGAAATCCTACGTGACCAACTACGTGGCATCCTACGTGCATCTGCACACGGTAAACTACGTATCATGTTCCCAATGATCATTTCTGTTGAAGAGATCCGTGAACTGAAAAAAGCAATCGAAGAGTACAAAGTTGAACTTCGCGCTGAAGGCCTAGCTTTTGATGAAGAAATCGAAGTCGGCGTAATGGTTGAGACTCCAGCTGCTGCTGCAATCGCACACCACCTAGCGAAAGAAGTATCTTTCTTCTCTATCGGTACTAACGACCTAACGCAATACACTCTTGCGGTAGACCGTGGTAACGAAATGATTTCTCACCTATACAACCCACTATCTCCTGCTGTACTTACAGTAATCAAGCAAGTGATCGACGCATCACACGCTGAAGGTAAGTGGACTGGTATGTGTGGTGAGCTTGCTGGTGATGAACGTGCAACGCTACTTCTTCTTGGTATGGGTCTAGATGAGTTCTCTATGAGCGGTATCTCTATCCCTAAAGTGAAGAAAGTAATCCGTAACTCTAACTTCGCTGAAGTTAAGGCTATGGCTGACGAAGCACTATCTCTACCTACAGCTGCAGAAATTGAAGCTTGCGTAGAAAAATTCATCGCTGAGAAAACTCAGTAA
- a CDS encoding porin, with amino-acid sequence MENKIFKRTLLGASVALLSTGVMAKEVGINSDFNVDVYGVAAISLVNYNTTDNNDSSSGYAVENESRIGFRAHKDMFEDVTITMQIESGYVDSTDWSHGGVSGGVLGFRDTFVGASGSWGNLRVGRVLTPLYEIVDWPFSNPGLGSVFDWGGINGHYDRQSNQVRYDSAKFGGFSFAASVGRDDNDNGGGAATRDANFVGASAKYSFEKITFMGAVESGTRVVAASGGEYVVAQEDIKDANGNVTTPKGEIYQTDAVAGYDDDTFAYIVGFEASLPAGFGFAAAYKGEELDNGIRKVTQDSYSIIGQYWNGPIGFKLGYAANLESETNGSKDANSDSNTISGQLMAVHNGFVPYLRVAGRTVGDADTDIVTRVGLEYGF; translated from the coding sequence ATGGAAAACAAAATTTTCAAACGTACTCTACTAGGTGCATCTGTTGCACTTTTATCGACAGGCGTAATGGCTAAAGAAGTTGGTATCAACTCTGACTTCAACGTTGACGTTTACGGTGTTGCAGCTATCTCTCTAGTGAACTACAACACAACTGACAACAATGACTCTAGCTCTGGTTACGCAGTAGAGAACGAATCTCGTATCGGCTTCCGTGCTCACAAAGATATGTTTGAAGACGTTACTATCACAATGCAGATCGAATCTGGCTACGTAGATAGCACAGACTGGTCTCACGGTGGCGTTTCAGGTGGTGTTCTAGGTTTCCGTGATACGTTCGTTGGTGCTTCTGGCTCTTGGGGTAACCTTCGTGTGGGTCGTGTTCTTACACCACTATACGAAATCGTCGACTGGCCATTCTCTAACCCTGGTTTAGGTTCTGTATTCGATTGGGGCGGCATCAACGGTCACTACGATCGTCAATCTAACCAAGTACGTTACGATTCAGCTAAATTTGGCGGTTTCTCTTTTGCAGCTTCTGTTGGTCGTGATGATAACGACAACGGTGGTGGCGCAGCGACTCGTGATGCAAACTTCGTTGGCGCAAGTGCTAAATACAGCTTTGAGAAAATCACATTCATGGGTGCGGTTGAATCTGGTACTCGTGTAGTTGCGGCTTCTGGTGGTGAGTATGTTGTAGCTCAAGAAGACATTAAAGATGCAAACGGCAACGTAACTACGCCTAAAGGTGAAATTTACCAAACTGATGCTGTAGCTGGTTACGATGACGACACATTCGCATACATCGTTGGTTTTGAAGCTAGCCTACCAGCAGGTTTCGGTTTCGCTGCAGCATATAAAGGCGAAGAGCTAGACAACGGCATCCGTAAAGTGACTCAAGATTCTTACTCAATCATTGGTCAATACTGGAATGGTCCAATCGGTTTCAAACTAGGTTACGCAGCTAACCTTGAGTCTGAAACAAATGGTTCTAAAGATGCTAACTCAGACAGCAACACTATTTCTGGTCAGCTAATGGCTGTTCATAACGGTTTCGTACCTTACCTACG
- a CDS encoding flagellin, with the protein MAVNVNTNVSAMTAQRYLNNANSAQQTSMERLASGSKINSAKDDAAGLQISNRLNVQSRGLDVAVRNANDGISIAQTAEGAMNETTNILQRMRDLSLQSSNGSNSKSERVAIQEEVTALNDELNRIAETTSFGGNKLLNGTHGTKSFQIGADNGEAVMLQLKDMRSDNAQMGGKSYQTENAKDKDWNVQAGSNDLKLSFTDNFGQAQEIDINAKAGDDIEELATYINGQQDSVKASVTEDGKLQMFTGNNKVEGEVAFSGSLAGELGMQPGKDVTVDTIDVTSVGGAQESVAVIDAALKYVDSHRAELGAFQNRFDHAISNLDNINENVNASKSRIKDTDFAKETTQMTKSQILSQASSSILAQAKQAPNSALSLLG; encoded by the coding sequence ATGGCAGTGAATGTAAATACAAACGTTTCAGCGATGACAGCGCAACGTTACCTAAACAACGCAAACAGCGCACAACAAACATCAATGGAGCGTCTAGCTTCTGGCTCAAAAATCAACAGCGCAAAAGATGACGCTGCGGGCCTACAAATCTCGAACCGTTTGAACGTTCAAAGTCGTGGTCTTGATGTTGCTGTACGTAACGCGAACGACGGTATCTCAATTGCACAAACAGCTGAAGGTGCAATGAACGAGACGACTAACATTCTGCAACGTATGCGTGATTTGTCTCTACAATCTTCAAACGGCTCAAACTCAAAATCTGAGCGTGTAGCGATTCAAGAAGAAGTAACAGCACTGAACGACGAACTGAACCGTATCGCGGAAACGACGTCTTTTGGTGGCAACAAGTTACTTAACGGTACTCACGGTACTAAATCATTTCAAATCGGTGCGGACAACGGTGAAGCGGTAATGCTTCAACTGAAAGACATGCGTTCTGATAACGCTCAGATGGGTGGTAAGAGCTACCAAACTGAGAACGCGAAAGATAAAGACTGGAACGTTCAAGCGGGTTCTAACGACCTGAAACTATCGTTCACCGACAACTTCGGCCAAGCGCAAGAAATCGACATCAACGCAAAAGCGGGTGACGATATCGAAGAGCTAGCAACGTACATCAACGGTCAACAAGACTCTGTGAAAGCGTCTGTAACTGAAGATGGCAAGCTACAAATGTTTACTGGTAACAACAAAGTTGAAGGCGAAGTAGCATTCTCTGGCAGCTTGGCTGGCGAACTAGGCATGCAACCTGGTAAAGACGTAACCGTTGATACTATTGACGTAACATCAGTTGGCGGCGCACAAGAATCTGTAGCAGTCATCGATGCGGCACTTAAGTATGTAGACAGCCACCGTGCTGAGCTAGGTGCTTTCCAAAACCGTTTCGACCACGCTATCAGCAACTTAGACAACATTAACGAGAACGTTAACGCATCTAAGAGCCGTATTAAAGATACCGATTTCGCGAAAGAAACGACTCAGATGACTAAGTCTCAGATCCTTTCTCAAGCTTCAAGCTCGATCCTTGCTCAAGCGAAGCAAGCTCCGAACTCGGCACTTAGCCTACTAGGTTAA
- a CDS encoding HPr family phosphocarrier protein, translated as MYEKQVEITAENGLHTRPAAQFVKEAKSFDADITVTSNGKSASAKSLFKLQTLGLVKGTNVTISAEGPQAQQAVDHLVALMDQLH; from the coding sequence ATGTACGAGAAGCAAGTAGAAATCACAGCAGAAAACGGTCTTCACACTCGTCCAGCTGCACAGTTCGTTAAAGAAGCAAAATCTTTCGACGCTGACATCACAGTGACTTCTAACGGCAAAAGCGCTAGCGCGAAAAGCCTGTTCAAACTACAAACTTTAGGCCTAGTAAAAGGTACTAACGTTACTATTTCAGCTGAAGGTCCTCAAGCTCAGCAAGCAGTAGACCACCTAGTTGCTCTTATGGATCAACTACACTAA
- the cysZ gene encoding sulfate transporter CysZ has translation MTIESVPRSGFGYFIFGIKIALSPSIRKFVLMPLIANVLLVGGALFYIFSNLNTWIEGWIGTLPSFLSWLSYILWPLLVLTVLATFSYFFSTLANFIAAPFNGLLAEKVEELLSGKKVNDDGLLDVLKDTPRILAREWRKLVYILPKAIGLFLLLLIPALGQTVAPFLWFIFTAWMLAIQYADYPFDNHKIKFDDMRNNLKQKQGKSYSFGALVSVFTTIPILNLIVMPVAVCGATAMWVAEFKDQALRSRL, from the coding sequence ATGACTATTGAATCTGTTCCCCGCTCCGGCTTTGGCTATTTTATTTTCGGAATAAAAATCGCTTTATCACCGAGCATTCGTAAGTTTGTGCTAATGCCACTTATCGCGAACGTGTTACTCGTTGGTGGTGCCTTGTTTTATATCTTCTCCAACCTAAATACTTGGATTGAAGGTTGGATTGGTACATTGCCAAGCTTCTTGTCGTGGTTGTCATACATTTTATGGCCACTGCTTGTGTTAACCGTCTTGGCCACGTTCTCGTATTTCTTTAGTACGCTCGCTAACTTCATTGCCGCACCGTTCAACGGCTTACTCGCGGAAAAAGTTGAAGAGTTGTTGAGTGGTAAAAAAGTTAATGACGATGGTTTACTTGATGTCCTCAAAGATACCCCACGTATATTAGCGAGAGAATGGCGCAAGCTTGTCTACATTCTGCCAAAAGCGATCGGTTTATTCCTGCTTTTGTTAATTCCAGCACTAGGACAAACCGTTGCACCGTTTTTATGGTTCATTTTCACAGCATGGATGTTAGCGATTCAATACGCCGACTACCCGTTCGATAACCATAAAATCAAGTTTGATGACATGAGAAACAATTTGAAACAAAAACAAGGCAAGAGCTACAGCTTTGGCGCGCTTGTTTCTGTGTTCACCACAATTCCAATTCTAAACCTGATCGTAATGCCCGTTGCCGTTTGCGGCGCGACGGCGATGTGGGTTGCTGAGTTTAAAGACCAAGCTCTGCGTTCTCGTCTATAG